From one Plantibacter flavus genomic stretch:
- a CDS encoding phage portal protein: MSTFKDWFLGTDRTPTHEQRAEEPTAEAPGPSDPTDVRPPSRAAAPRSVGTAEAFGLSMVYRAIQIHAVSAKQMSIDEQLYGQPVEKPSAFMRRPSRDLSRGAFVEQNVVSLAAHGNAYWGLDFDSKNVIGNVDVWNPNDVQIETNPAGRIVMYHHRGKEVVPAKVKHLPLLRVPGTAYGLGPIQAAQQELRGALDTRDYSSNWFRDSGTPDGILKSDQQLNKDSAAAARKQWEETQGGRRGVAVLGAGLDYRPIFLKPADVQFIESQQFNVTQVARLFGVPSSLMLATVEGNSQSYSNVEQDWLAYVRFTLMSYLVEIEDALSDLLPLQRRAKFNVEAFLRTDTTTRYSAHASALGAGWTTINEVRAIEGLAALPDGDRVVPKPTKTPEEPAA; this comes from the coding sequence GTGAGCACATTCAAGGATTGGTTCCTCGGAACGGACCGGACGCCGACGCACGAGCAGCGCGCCGAGGAGCCGACTGCCGAGGCTCCGGGCCCGTCCGACCCGACCGACGTTCGCCCGCCCTCGCGCGCCGCAGCGCCCCGGTCGGTCGGAACCGCCGAGGCCTTCGGTTTGTCGATGGTCTACAGAGCGATCCAGATCCACGCCGTGTCGGCGAAGCAGATGAGCATCGACGAGCAGCTCTACGGCCAGCCGGTCGAAAAGCCCTCCGCGTTCATGCGCCGCCCGTCCCGCGACCTCAGCCGGGGCGCGTTCGTCGAGCAGAACGTCGTCTCCCTCGCCGCCCACGGCAACGCCTACTGGGGCCTCGACTTCGACAGCAAGAACGTCATCGGCAACGTCGATGTCTGGAACCCGAACGACGTGCAGATCGAGACCAACCCGGCCGGTCGCATCGTCATGTACCACCACCGAGGCAAGGAGGTCGTCCCGGCCAAGGTCAAGCACCTGCCGCTCCTCCGCGTGCCAGGCACCGCCTACGGCCTCGGACCCATCCAGGCCGCGCAGCAGGAACTCCGTGGCGCGCTCGACACCCGCGACTACTCGTCGAACTGGTTCCGCGACTCCGGCACCCCGGACGGCATCCTCAAGTCCGACCAGCAGCTCAACAAGGACTCCGCCGCTGCCGCCCGCAAGCAGTGGGAGGAGACGCAGGGCGGACGCCGGGGCGTCGCTGTCCTCGGTGCAGGCCTCGACTACCGGCCGATCTTCCTCAAGCCCGCCGACGTGCAGTTCATCGAGTCGCAGCAGTTCAACGTGACGCAGGTCGCCCGACTGTTCGGCGTCCCGTCCTCGCTCATGCTCGCCACCGTCGAGGGCAACAGCCAGTCCTACTCGAACGTCGAACAGGACTGGTTGGCCTACGTCCGGTTCACGCTCATGTCGTACCTCGTCGAGATCGAGGACGCCCTCTCCGACCTCCTGCCGCTCCAGCGCCGCGCCAAGTTCAACGTCGAGGCCTTCCTCCGCACCGACACCACGACCCGCTACTCCGCGCACGCCTCAGCCCTCGGGGCCGGGTGGACGACCATCAACGAGGTCCGCGCGATCGAGGGTCTCGCAGCACTCCCGGACGGCGATCGCGTCGTTCCGAAGCCGACCAAGACCCCCGAGGAGCCTGCCGCATGA
- a CDS encoding HNH endonuclease codes for MSKLSSRGAAWDALRLVVLKRDGYICGYCGNEATTADHIIPKDAGGKDELSNLLAACLSCNGKKSNKVGARLPWFNPRWLDRLPS; via the coding sequence ATGTCCAAGCTGTCCAGCCGAGGCGCTGCATGGGACGCCCTCCGACTTGTCGTGCTCAAGCGCGATGGGTACATCTGCGGGTACTGCGGCAACGAGGCGACGACAGCGGATCACATCATCCCGAAGGACGCAGGCGGCAAGGACGAGCTGAGCAACCTCCTCGCCGCCTGCCTCTCGTGCAACGGCAAGAAGAGCAACAAGGTCGGGGCGCGACTGCCCTGGTTCAACCCGCGTTGGCTCGACCGATTGCCGAGCTGA
- a CDS encoding terminase large subunit domain-containing protein translates to MTGWGVAAPVRCTPPLSDNFTTEADWFLPIVIPAWSVANPGATLDQWQIELLRRVLETYPPGHRRAGQLRFRRVVISLARQNGKSVIGAILGLYGLMFDIVSAYVIGIASSSEQARIIYDRTMGLIRRNRSLAKMFAKLTDTRGIQANDGAKYEIKAAKSASLQGLAISLGIVDELHILAAALWNDLVNGLGGRPNGLVVGITTAGDDNSELLIQLYATGEKAIAGDAELERFGFFVWEAPEARMPDTRDEKIAYLNAANPSIAEGRIDIDAVLSDIADAHPSDVIRYRFNRFTAAESAFLSADLWQRTIRPEDVTVTGRPVFSIDRTPGWEYASIVACTKAPDGIIHTEVVASFNSPNLSQLVEACVMLHAHAPIMFAMDGFALKELGKELKRRGLPVYIGTQGEMLAAAAMFYAKVKQRKLMHADDDLLRLQIPMTVRKNVNEQFRISRSASSVQIDAVLATALGVLVAETQTEQELQIF, encoded by the coding sequence ATGACCGGCTGGGGCGTCGCGGCTCCGGTGCGCTGTACGCCCCCGCTGTCCGACAACTTCACCACCGAAGCCGACTGGTTCTTGCCGATCGTCATCCCCGCCTGGAGCGTCGCCAACCCCGGCGCGACCCTCGACCAGTGGCAGATCGAACTCCTCCGCCGCGTCCTGGAGACCTACCCGCCCGGCCACCGTCGCGCCGGGCAACTGCGGTTCCGGCGCGTCGTCATCAGCCTCGCGCGCCAGAACGGCAAGAGCGTCATCGGCGCAATCCTCGGCCTCTACGGGCTCATGTTCGACATCGTGTCGGCCTACGTGATCGGGATCGCTTCCTCGAGCGAACAGGCCCGGATCATCTACGACCGGACGATGGGACTCATCCGCCGCAACCGGTCCCTCGCGAAGATGTTCGCCAAGCTCACCGACACCCGAGGCATCCAAGCCAACGACGGCGCGAAGTACGAGATCAAAGCCGCCAAGAGCGCCTCCCTCCAGGGCCTCGCGATCTCCCTCGGCATCGTGGACGAGCTGCACATCCTCGCCGCCGCCCTCTGGAACGACCTCGTGAACGGCCTCGGCGGACGCCCCAACGGGCTCGTCGTCGGCATCACCACCGCAGGCGATGACAACTCAGAACTCCTCATCCAGCTCTACGCGACCGGCGAGAAGGCGATCGCCGGAGACGCCGAGCTGGAGCGCTTCGGATTCTTTGTCTGGGAGGCCCCGGAAGCCCGAATGCCCGACACCCGGGATGAGAAGATCGCCTACCTCAACGCAGCGAACCCCTCGATCGCCGAGGGGCGGATCGACATCGACGCCGTGCTGTCTGACATCGCCGACGCGCACCCATCGGACGTCATCCGCTACCGGTTCAACCGCTTCACGGCCGCGGAATCCGCGTTCCTCTCGGCGGATCTCTGGCAGCGCACCATACGCCCCGAGGACGTGACCGTGACCGGCCGACCCGTGTTCTCGATCGACCGGACGCCCGGCTGGGAATACGCGTCCATCGTCGCCTGCACCAAGGCACCCGACGGCATCATTCACACCGAAGTCGTCGCCTCGTTCAACAGCCCGAACCTCTCGCAGCTCGTCGAGGCGTGCGTCATGCTGCACGCCCACGCGCCGATCATGTTCGCGATGGACGGGTTCGCGCTCAAGGAACTCGGCAAGGAACTCAAGCGCCGAGGCCTGCCGGTCTACATCGGCACGCAGGGCGAGATGCTCGCCGCCGCCGCGATGTTCTACGCGAAGGTCAAGCAACGCAAGCTCATGCACGCCGACGACGACCTCCTCCGGCTCCAGATCCCCATGACCGTCCGCAAGAACGTCAACGAGCAGTTCCGGATCTCCCGCTCCGCCTCGTCGGTCCAGATCGACGCCGTGCTCGCGACCGCCCTCGGCGTCCTCGTGGCCGAAACCCAGACCGAGCAGGAACTCCAGATCTTCTGA
- a CDS encoding HK97 family phage prohead protease, translating into MTDNLELETREFIFRAKSIDAERREIVGTAVPYGQDANIGGWFIERFADGAVQESSDARLFWRHRDPIGLLTHDENAEGGWEIRARISETTLGNDALVLARDGVVAHLSVGFEPGSEYTVEEREGEVPIITRTKVRVREVSLVPFPAYEGAQVTEVRHASPTLKENRPMGNEAPAATEALEIRELRETVEDIQRTVNALPTERAEEPVLDTRSSGEILKALVRGDEATLASYNDLLQRAYTGGTAADTIVRPQWVGDLTRLVEEAAVLASLFETGTLPPEGLTLEYGQLKTDTTKVEEQVNEGDDLAYGKVVLETKSAPVKTFGGYTQLGRKEIERSSVNILDMNLRAMAIAAGKRRNASLRAFFATAVAGQVTAANTVQVLDETKYISWVTAIVNAAEKYTDLGLALEALVVDKTKFLSLASLTATDGRPLMTVSGTGTNVIGSLNVKGISGELASVPIKLNPKQAAPGAAFINRSAIRAYNGPLVNLQDENVINLSKDFSVYFYSALALEIPAAIVPVKFGA; encoded by the coding sequence ATGACCGACAACCTGGAACTCGAAACCCGAGAGTTCATCTTCCGCGCCAAGTCGATCGACGCCGAACGGCGCGAGATCGTCGGGACCGCTGTCCCCTACGGGCAAGACGCCAACATCGGCGGATGGTTCATCGAGCGGTTCGCCGACGGGGCTGTCCAGGAGTCCTCTGACGCTCGCCTGTTCTGGCGTCACCGCGACCCGATCGGCCTCCTGACCCACGACGAGAACGCCGAGGGTGGCTGGGAGATCCGAGCCCGGATCTCCGAGACGACCCTCGGCAATGACGCCCTCGTCCTCGCCCGCGACGGCGTGGTCGCTCACCTGTCCGTCGGCTTCGAGCCCGGTAGCGAGTACACCGTCGAGGAGCGCGAGGGCGAGGTCCCGATCATCACCCGAACGAAGGTCCGCGTCCGCGAGGTCTCGCTCGTCCCATTCCCCGCCTACGAAGGCGCACAGGTCACCGAAGTCCGCCACGCATCACCCACACTAAAGGAGAACCGCCCCATGGGTAACGAAGCACCCGCCGCCACCGAGGCCCTCGAAATCCGCGAACTCCGCGAGACCGTCGAGGACATCCAGCGCACCGTCAACGCCCTGCCGACCGAGCGCGCGGAGGAGCCCGTCCTCGACACCCGGTCCTCCGGCGAGATCCTCAAGGCACTCGTCCGAGGCGACGAGGCCACTCTCGCCTCCTACAACGACCTCCTCCAGCGCGCCTACACGGGCGGCACGGCGGCCGACACGATCGTCCGCCCGCAGTGGGTCGGCGACCTGACCCGGCTCGTCGAGGAGGCCGCAGTCCTCGCCTCCCTGTTCGAGACCGGCACCCTGCCGCCCGAGGGCCTCACGCTGGAGTACGGCCAGCTCAAGACCGACACCACGAAGGTCGAGGAGCAGGTCAACGAGGGCGACGATCTCGCCTACGGCAAGGTCGTCCTGGAGACCAAGAGCGCCCCGGTCAAGACGTTCGGTGGGTACACGCAGCTCGGCCGCAAGGAGATCGAGCGCTCCAGCGTCAACATCCTCGACATGAACCTTCGGGCCATGGCGATCGCGGCAGGCAAGCGCCGCAACGCCTCCCTCCGGGCGTTCTTCGCCACGGCCGTCGCCGGACAGGTCACGGCCGCGAACACCGTCCAGGTGCTCGACGAGACCAAGTACATCTCGTGGGTGACGGCGATCGTCAACGCCGCCGAGAAGTACACCGACCTCGGCCTCGCCCTGGAGGCGCTCGTCGTCGACAAGACGAAGTTCCTCAGCCTCGCGTCGCTCACCGCGACCGACGGTCGCCCGCTGATGACCGTCTCGGGCACCGGCACGAACGTCATCGGCTCCCTGAACGTCAAGGGGATCTCCGGCGAACTCGCGTCCGTCCCGATCAAGCTCAACCCGAAGCAGGCCGCACCGGGTGCCGCGTTCATCAACCGCAGCGCGATCCGGGCCTACAACGGCCCGCTCGTGAACCTCCAGGACGAGAACGTCATCAACCTATCCAAGGACTTCTCGGTCTACTTCTACAGCGCCCTCGCGCTGGAGATCCCGGCCGCGATCGTCCCCGTCAAGTTCGGGGCGTAA